A window of Proteus columbae contains these coding sequences:
- a CDS encoding ATP-binding protein yields the protein MKIRSFFIYTIVLQIISIVMLWGVWLAWIQFDYLAEFEKVYNKQQEIIAEGFANTLEIVADQPEVLKEVAHNLQGMYIDAMLNGEDDELQYLPWFIALDENNTLIYTNRPELPIPTRVLSLASEKVSVAGEKWILSFSWGEKHKIKVFIGESVEDRGHVIGNPVEGTFVPFLFILATVIFAILITAYFSLRPLRQAAELISNRKPRNLTPINVSQQFKEIRPIFKELNQLMARIDAANIREKQFMADAAHELRTPIAAVIAQLHLLSLVDDQQEREEIIDDMKQSLDRAAALSHQLIDLARLECDDFPLKIESIDIYNVIGNAIAQRVPYAITKNIELSLNEGQSLILKTDKQALLSIFNNLLDNAIKYCPEGSQVEVTIENRYAEGIHVIVRDNGPGVAKEHINVLFSRFYRVPGSNETGSGLGLSIAQNLANKIQASLIVTEGLNNKGIGFIIVLPLEAKSSEND from the coding sequence ATGAAGATCCGCTCCTTCTTTATTTACACCATTGTCCTTCAGATTATCTCCATCGTTATGCTTTGGGGAGTTTGGTTAGCTTGGATACAATTTGATTATCTTGCTGAGTTCGAAAAAGTTTATAACAAACAGCAAGAAATTATTGCTGAGGGTTTTGCTAATACCTTAGAGATTGTTGCTGACCAGCCTGAAGTTCTCAAAGAAGTCGCTCATAATTTACAAGGCATGTATATCGACGCCATGCTTAATGGTGAAGATGATGAACTACAATATTTACCGTGGTTTATTGCCTTAGATGAAAATAATACTCTGATTTATACTAATCGTCCTGAGTTGCCTATCCCTACAAGAGTACTTTCATTAGCATCAGAAAAAGTGTCTGTCGCAGGTGAAAAGTGGATACTCTCTTTTAGCTGGGGAGAAAAACATAAAATAAAAGTGTTTATCGGTGAATCTGTTGAAGACAGAGGCCATGTTATTGGTAACCCTGTTGAAGGCACCTTTGTTCCTTTTCTATTTATTCTCGCAACTGTTATTTTTGCAATCTTAATTACTGCTTATTTTAGTTTACGCCCTTTAAGACAAGCAGCAGAACTTATTTCTAATCGTAAACCACGTAATTTAACGCCTATTAATGTCAGTCAGCAATTTAAAGAAATTCGCCCTATCTTTAAAGAACTAAACCAATTAATGGCAAGAATTGACGCTGCTAATATTCGTGAAAAACAATTTATGGCAGATGCCGCCCATGAATTAAGAACACCAATAGCTGCGGTTATTGCTCAATTACATCTGCTTTCTTTAGTCGATGATCAGCAAGAGCGTGAAGAAATTATTGATGATATGAAACAATCTCTTGATAGAGCAGCAGCACTTTCTCATCAATTAATAGATCTGGCACGATTAGAATGTGACGATTTCCCATTAAAAATAGAATCTATTGATATCTATAACGTCATTGGAAATGCAATAGCGCAACGCGTTCCTTATGCGATTACTAAAAATATTGAGTTATCACTTAATGAAGGCCAAAGTTTAATACTTAAAACAGATAAACAGGCTTTACTCTCTATATTTAATAATCTGCTTGATAATGCCATTAAATATTGCCCTGAAGGTAGCCAAGTTGAGGTAACTATTGAGAATCGATACGCCGAAGGGATACATGTTATCGTGCGTGATAATGGCCCTGGTGTCGCAAAAGAACATATTAATGTTCTATTTTCACGTTTTTATCGCGTTCCTGGCTCTAACGAAACAGGTAGCGGATTAGGTCTATCTATTGCACAAAATCTCGCTAATAAAATTCAAGCATCACTAATTGTTACTGAAGGACTGAATAATAAAGGAATTGGCTTTATTATTGTTCTACCTTTAGAAGCTAAATCATCAGAAAACGATTAA
- a CDS encoding D-amino-acid transaminase — protein sequence MSDIVYLDSHFVPKEQAKISVFDRGFLFADAVYEVTAVIDGQLIDFNGHFQRLQRSCKELGLSLPITKELLVDVHHELIEKNNLHEGLIYLQITRGADSSRFFDFPSSSVPSTIVAFVQHSTVVNHPNAKKGISVISVEDIRWQRCDIKTVALLAACLAKHHAHQQGADDAILIKDGYITEGSSSNFFIVNRDNEIITRPLSQDILPGITRQAIIQLAQEEGLKITERRFTLDEAKKAKEAFISSATTLIWPVISIDNEDINQGAVGHLSQRLRDIYLDKALKK from the coding sequence ATGTCTGATATCGTGTATTTAGACAGTCACTTTGTACCTAAAGAGCAGGCTAAAATATCTGTTTTTGACCGTGGTTTTTTATTTGCAGATGCCGTTTATGAAGTTACTGCTGTTATTGATGGTCAGCTCATTGACTTTAATGGGCATTTTCAACGCTTACAGCGTTCATGCAAAGAATTAGGTTTATCGCTTCCTATTACCAAAGAGTTGCTAGTTGATGTTCATCATGAACTTATCGAAAAGAATAATCTTCATGAAGGGCTTATTTATTTACAAATAACACGAGGTGCTGATTCCTCTCGTTTTTTTGATTTTCCATCTTCATCTGTTCCTTCCACAATAGTTGCTTTTGTACAACATTCAACAGTTGTTAATCATCCTAATGCAAAAAAAGGGATTTCAGTAATCAGTGTTGAAGATATTCGTTGGCAACGTTGCGATATTAAAACAGTGGCATTATTAGCGGCGTGTTTAGCAAAACACCATGCACATCAACAAGGTGCTGACGATGCTATTTTAATTAAAGATGGCTATATAACAGAAGGCAGTTCAAGTAACTTTTTTATTGTTAATCGTGATAATGAAATTATTACACGTCCGCTAAGTCAGGATATTTTGCCTGGTATTACACGCCAAGCGATTATTCAATTGGCGCAAGAAGAAGGGCTTAAAATAACAGAACGCCGATTTACACTTGATGAAGCGAAAAAAGCAAAAGAAGCTTTTATTAGCTCCGCGACTACATTAATTTGGCCAGTTATTTCAATCGACAATGAAGATATAAATCAGGGAGCCGTTGGGCATTTATCTCAACGATTACGAGATATTTACCTTGATAAAGCACTTAAAAAATAA
- a CDS encoding IS4-like element ISVsa5 family transposase gives MCELDILHDSLYQFCPELHLKRLNSLTLACHALLDCKTLTLTELGRNLPTKARTKHNIKRIDRLLGNRHLHKERLAVYRWHASFICSGNTMPIVLVDWSDIREQKRLMVLRASVALHGRSVTLYEKAFPLSEQCSKKAHDQFLADLASILPSNTTPLIVSDAGFKVPWYKSVEKLGWYWLSRVRGKVQYADLGAENWKPISNLHDMSSSHSKTLGYKRLTKSNPISCQILLYKSRSKGRKNQRSTRTHCHHPSPKIYSASAKEPWVLATNLPVEIRTPKQLVNIYSKRMQIEETFRDLKSPAYGLGLRHSRTSSSERFDIMLLIALMLQLTCWLAGVHAQKQGWDKHFQANTVRNRNVLSTVRLGMEVLRHSGYTITREDLLVAATLLAQNLFTHGYALGKL, from the coding sequence ATGTGCGAACTCGATATTTTACACGACTCTCTTTACCAATTCTGCCCCGAATTACACTTAAAACGACTCAACAGCTTAACGTTGGCTTGCCACGCATTACTTGACTGTAAAACTCTCACTCTTACCGAACTTGGCCGTAACCTGCCAACCAAAGCGAGAACAAAACATAACATCAAACGAATCGACCGATTGTTAGGTAATCGTCACCTCCACAAAGAGCGACTCGCTGTATACCGTTGGCATGCTAGCTTTATCTGTTCGGGCAATACGATGCCCATTGTACTTGTTGACTGGTCTGATATTCGTGAGCAAAAACGACTTATGGTATTGCGAGCTTCAGTCGCACTACACGGTCGTTCTGTTACTCTTTATGAGAAAGCGTTCCCGCTTTCAGAGCAATGTTCAAAGAAAGCTCATGACCAATTTCTAGCCGACCTTGCGAGCATTCTACCGAGTAACACCACACCGCTCATTGTCAGTGATGCTGGCTTTAAAGTGCCATGGTATAAATCCGTTGAGAAGCTGGGTTGGTACTGGTTAAGTCGAGTAAGAGGAAAAGTACAATATGCAGACCTAGGAGCGGAAAACTGGAAACCTATCAGCAACTTACATGATATGTCATCTAGTCACTCAAAGACTTTAGGCTATAAGAGGCTGACTAAAAGCAATCCAATCTCATGCCAAATTCTATTGTATAAATCTCGCTCTAAAGGCCGAAAAAATCAGCGCTCGACACGGACTCATTGTCACCACCCGTCACCTAAAATCTACTCAGCGTCGGCAAAGGAGCCATGGGTTCTAGCAACTAACTTACCTGTTGAAATTCGAACACCCAAACAACTTGTTAATATCTATTCGAAGCGAATGCAGATTGAAGAAACCTTCCGAGACTTGAAAAGTCCTGCCTACGGACTAGGCCTACGCCATAGCCGAACGAGCAGCTCAGAGCGTTTTGATATCATGCTGCTAATCGCCCTGATGCTTCAACTAACATGTTGGCTTGCGGGCGTTCATGCTCAGAAACAAGGTTGGGACAAGCACTTCCAGGCTAACACAGTCAGAAATCGAAACGTACTCTCAACAGTTCGCTTAGGCATGGAAGTTTTGCGGCATTCTGGCTACACAATAACAAGGGAAGACTTACTCGTGGCTGCAACCCTACTAGCTCAAAATTTATTCACACATGGTTACGCTTTGGGGAAATTATGA
- a CDS encoding CatB-related O-acetyltransferase: MKNKHWSRVEYLHETVKNKNIIIKGQHSYYSDCWDEGFETSVVRYLYGDEVSLQWEPLWEIDKLYVGDYVCIGAQAVILMGGNHTHRMDWFSLYPFMDKIEEAYIGKGDTHIHDGAWIGMRAMIMPGVTVGEGAIVAANSVVSKDVEPYSIVGGTPARHLKYRFEPKVIEQLLSLKIYQWSEKKFDALRPYLCQSSIDKLLIAEAKFIE; the protein is encoded by the coding sequence ATGAAAAATAAACATTGGTCGCGTGTAGAATACCTACACGAAACGGTTAAAAATAAAAATATTATCATCAAAGGACAACACAGCTATTACAGTGATTGTTGGGATGAGGGTTTTGAAACCTCTGTTGTTCGCTATCTTTATGGTGATGAAGTTAGCCTGCAATGGGAACCATTGTGGGAAATTGATAAATTATATGTTGGCGATTATGTCTGTATTGGTGCGCAAGCCGTCATATTAATGGGAGGAAACCATACACATCGTATGGATTGGTTCTCTCTTTATCCTTTTATGGATAAAATTGAAGAGGCATATATTGGTAAAGGTGATACTCATATTCATGATGGTGCATGGATAGGAATGCGTGCAATGATAATGCCTGGTGTGACGGTTGGAGAAGGTGCTATTGTTGCGGCTAATAGCGTTGTTTCCAAAGATGTTGAACCTTATAGCATTGTTGGAGGAACACCCGCACGACATCTTAAATATCGTTTTGAGCCAAAGGTTATTGAGCAACTTTTATCTTTAAAAATTTACCAATGGTCAGAAAAGAAATTTGATGCTCTGAGGCCTTATTTATGCCAATCATCAATTGATAAATTATTAATTGCAGAAGCGAAATTTATTGAGTAA
- a CDS encoding DUF5713 family protein: MIKNKVLAAHYFLKGMDNDNYYPTHLVKKGQDLLKALCVKIEATSPKNLAELYILTQETTDQFNELAEEFYEENSEIETVARECIAEDFCVIADEYGFENADIEELIATRDW; encoded by the coding sequence ATGATTAAAAATAAAGTACTTGCAGCACATTATTTTTTAAAGGGAATGGACAATGATAATTATTATCCAACACACCTTGTAAAGAAAGGGCAAGATTTACTAAAAGCACTTTGTGTAAAAATAGAAGCGACTTCACCTAAAAATTTGGCAGAACTTTATATTTTAACGCAAGAAACAACAGATCAATTTAATGAGTTAGCTGAAGAGTTTTATGAAGAAAATAGCGAAATTGAAACAGTAGCAAGAGAGTGTATTGCTGAGGATTTTTGCGTTATCGCTGATGAATATGGTTTTGAAAATGCTGATATAGAAGAGTTAATTGCAACACGAGATTGGTAG
- a CDS encoding DUF2798 domain-containing protein: protein MSFHDKNYFLGIPKLPTRAMIFLVPFFLSFIMSGIVAFISTVKSLGMGTYVISPWLTSWGISWMIAFPTVLFVLPIARRFSLLLVKPAKSND from the coding sequence ATGTCTTTTCATGACAAAAATTACTTTTTAGGTATTCCTAAACTTCCTACTCGAGCAATGATTTTTCTTGTTCCCTTTTTCCTTTCTTTTATCATGTCAGGTATTGTTGCTTTTATTAGTACCGTCAAATCGTTAGGAATGGGAACGTACGTTATCTCCCCGTGGTTAACTTCTTGGGGGATCTCTTGGATGATTGCTTTTCCTACTGTTTTATTCGTCTTGCCGATCGCAAGACGCTTTTCACTGTTATTGGTGAAACCAGCCAAATCTAATGATTAA
- a CDS encoding DUF308 domain-containing protein codes for MLDINKNNLSQLTEKLVKKQCTLMTVIATLGFIAGFICIINPLSSGIVISVLLGVVFFACAISSIIGGFNAQISSGWSMLITLLAGFIYLLLGYIFITDPLKGMLSPDESPNDFGKNH; via the coding sequence ATGTTAGATATTAATAAAAATAATTTATCTCAGCTAACAGAGAAACTGGTTAAAAAACAATGTACTTTAATGACTGTTATTGCCACATTGGGCTTTATTGCAGGTTTTATCTGTATAATTAACCCTCTTTCTTCTGGCATTGTTATCAGTGTATTACTCGGTGTTGTATTTTTTGCCTGTGCGATATCCAGCATTATTGGTGGTTTTAATGCTCAAATTTCTTCTGGTTGGTCAATGTTGATTACGTTATTAGCGGGTTTTATTTATCTTCTGCTTGGCTATATTTTTATCACTGATCCACTAAAAGGTATGCTTAGTCCTGATGAATCCCCTAATGATTTTGGTAAAAATCATTAA
- a CDS encoding response regulator has translation MNILLVEDDLQLGKALCRGLEIAGFQPCWVRLLADARVQLSQRPFDLMLLDLGLPDGDGQDELIALRKSGEKIPIIILTARTQIDNLVQTLDSGADDFLPKPFAMPELISRVKAVSRRMAGFSSQIWSIGDLQLNPANHQVTLNDELLLLSGKEYQLLYELMRNTDNVVRKSELEQRLFGLDDKIESNSLEVHMHNLRRKIGKERIITVRGVGYLLKKETN, from the coding sequence ATGAATATTTTATTAGTTGAAGACGATTTACAACTCGGTAAAGCGCTTTGTCGCGGGCTTGAAATTGCTGGTTTTCAACCATGTTGGGTCAGATTGCTTGCGGATGCTCGTGTTCAATTAAGTCAACGCCCTTTTGATTTAATGCTATTAGATTTAGGTCTACCTGATGGTGATGGGCAAGATGAACTGATTGCACTTAGAAAAAGTGGCGAGAAAATTCCGATTATTATTTTAACTGCCCGCACTCAAATTGATAATTTAGTACAAACATTAGATTCAGGCGCAGATGATTTTTTACCAAAGCCTTTTGCTATGCCTGAACTTATTTCTCGCGTAAAAGCGGTTAGTCGTAGAATGGCCGGTTTCTCTTCACAAATATGGTCTATTGGCGATTTACAGCTTAATCCAGCAAACCATCAAGTCACTTTAAATGACGAATTGCTTTTATTATCAGGTAAAGAATACCAACTATTATATGAATTAATGCGTAATACTGACAATGTGGTGCGTAAATCAGAGTTGGAACAGCGTTTATTTGGTTTAGACGATAAAATTGAGAGCAATTCCCTTGAAGTACATATGCATAATTTACGGAGAAAAATAGGCAAAGAACGTATTATCACGGTTCGTGGCGTAGGTTATTTATTAAAAAAAGAAACTAATTAA
- a CDS encoding NADH:flavin oxidoreductase/NADH oxidase, whose protein sequence is MSLLFSPKKLGPHQLDNRIIVAPMCQYSAQEGYPTAWHTMHYGQLALSGASLVIVEATAVEPRGRISYKDLGIWSDQHGSELKKLVDNVKQYSSAKIGIQIAHAGRKASTDLPWNGGASLAPDSPNGWQKVAPSEIPFGKNHQPHALAIDEIEEIKQAFVDAARRAESAGFDVIEIHGAHGYLLHEFLSPLSNHRTDQYGGDFNNRSRLLVDVFVAVKNAVSDNVCVGVRISATDWVEGGWDLESAIALTQHLEELGCHYIHVSSGGLSEKQEIKLGPNYQVPFAQAIYNETQLPVITVGLITEPEQAEAILLTEQADFIALGRGILYDPRWPWHAAEKLKQTIKVAPQYLRCAPHGSKDFFK, encoded by the coding sequence ATGAGTTTGTTGTTCTCCCCTAAAAAACTAGGCCCCCATCAGTTAGATAACCGTATTATCGTTGCACCTATGTGCCAATATTCAGCACAAGAAGGTTACCCGACAGCATGGCACACGATGCATTACGGGCAGCTAGCATTATCAGGTGCTTCGCTAGTGATTGTTGAAGCAACAGCGGTTGAGCCTAGAGGTCGTATTAGTTATAAAGATTTAGGTATTTGGTCTGATCAACATGGCAGTGAATTAAAAAAGCTTGTTGATAATGTTAAGCAATATTCATCTGCAAAAATTGGTATACAGATTGCACATGCAGGACGTAAAGCATCGACCGATTTACCTTGGAATGGCGGAGCGTCATTAGCGCCAGATTCTCCTAATGGATGGCAGAAAGTTGCACCTTCAGAAATTCCTTTTGGAAAGAATCATCAGCCTCATGCTCTGGCTATTGATGAAATTGAAGAAATAAAACAAGCTTTTGTTGATGCCGCGAGAAGAGCGGAGTCAGCAGGATTTGATGTAATTGAGATCCACGGTGCTCATGGATATTTATTGCATGAATTCTTATCTCCATTATCAAATCACAGAACGGATCAATACGGTGGCGATTTTAATAATCGTAGTCGGTTATTAGTGGATGTCTTTGTCGCTGTGAAAAATGCAGTTTCTGATAATGTTTGTGTTGGTGTCAGAATTTCTGCGACAGATTGGGTTGAAGGCGGTTGGGACTTAGAAAGTGCGATTGCGTTAACACAACATCTTGAAGAATTAGGTTGCCATTATATTCATGTTTCTTCTGGTGGATTATCAGAAAAACAAGAAATTAAACTAGGTCCTAATTATCAAGTACCATTTGCTCAAGCAATTTATAATGAAACGCAACTACCTGTTATTACTGTTGGTCTAATTACTGAGCCAGAACAAGCCGAAGCCATTTTACTTACAGAGCAGGCTGATTTTATCGCTTTAGGCCGAGGTATTCTTTATGATCCTCGTTGGCCTTGGCATGCGGCGGAAAAACTCAAACAAACCATAAAAGTGGCGCCTCAATATTTACGTTGTGCGCCTCATGGTAGCAAAGACTTTTTTAAATAG
- a CDS encoding AzlC family ABC transporter permease: MQINSRLDNNVLRDIVLVSLADGIVGISYGALAHTQGFDFWVPLVLSIFVLAGASEFLFIGVVAMGGSAIYAALAGLMVNARHIPFSMAVKDLPGKGLKSLLGFHILNDESVVFGLSQRTAEQNKLAFWACGLGILLVWPLGTMLGVYLGSFIVDIKMLGLDAMFPAIILALSLPALKNKLTRHAAIIGSIIALVTTLFLPAGIPVLLSLLGVLFVIRKI; this comes from the coding sequence ATGCAAATTAACAGTCGTCTTGATAATAACGTACTTAGAGATATTGTGCTTGTTTCATTAGCTGACGGTATTGTCGGTATCTCTTATGGTGCTTTAGCTCACACACAGGGTTTTGATTTTTGGGTGCCGTTGGTGTTATCCATTTTTGTTTTAGCGGGCGCTTCTGAATTTCTTTTTATTGGCGTTGTGGCGATGGGAGGAAGTGCAATATATGCGGCTCTTGCGGGATTAATGGTGAATGCACGACATATTCCTTTTAGCATGGCAGTAAAGGATTTACCGGGAAAAGGGCTTAAATCATTATTAGGTTTTCATATATTAAATGATGAGAGTGTTGTATTTGGTTTATCTCAACGTACCGCTGAACAAAATAAATTAGCATTTTGGGCTTGTGGGTTAGGAATTTTACTTGTTTGGCCTTTGGGAACCATGCTTGGTGTTTACTTGGGGTCATTTATCGTAGATATAAAGATGCTAGGGCTGGATGCGATGTTTCCAGCTATTATTCTCGCATTAAGTTTGCCAGCATTAAAAAATAAACTAACACGTCATGCTGCAATCATAGGGAGCATTATTGCACTCGTAACCACATTATTCCTTCCTGCTGGAATACCTGTTTTATTATCGCTATTAGGCGTACTGTTTGTGATAAGGAAAATATAA
- a CDS encoding helix-turn-helix domain-containing protein, whose translation MSSPCAPIEIISQALARERKKAGLSLAEIARRAGVAKSTLSQLEAGQGNPSIETLWAICVALNIPFSQLISAPQPEVKVIRKGDGFKISAEKAYYHAFLLSSCPVGAKRDIYTVIAQPGKDRVSDPHSKNVTEHIIIISGSAMVGTLDNQQELQPGDYICYPGDVTHVLRALEPDTTAVMIIEHHN comes from the coding sequence ATGTCATCGCCTTGTGCGCCTATTGAAATTATTTCTCAAGCACTAGCTAGAGAAAGAAAAAAAGCAGGTCTTTCACTTGCTGAAATAGCAAGACGAGCAGGTGTTGCAAAATCAACATTATCTCAATTAGAAGCGGGACAAGGAAATCCAAGTATTGAAACACTTTGGGCAATTTGTGTTGCATTAAATATTCCTTTTTCTCAACTTATTTCAGCACCACAACCTGAAGTTAAGGTGATCCGTAAAGGTGATGGCTTTAAAATTAGCGCAGAAAAAGCGTACTATCATGCTTTTTTACTTTCATCCTGTCCTGTAGGCGCAAAGCGCGATATATACACCGTGATTGCACAACCTGGGAAAGATAGAGTCTCTGATCCTCACAGTAAAAATGTGACTGAACATATTATTATTATCAGTGGAAGCGCAATGGTAGGTACTTTAGATAATCAACAAGAATTACAACCCGGTGATTATATTTGCTATCCCGGTGACGTCACTCATGTATTACGAGCTTTAGAGCCAGATACAACTGCCGTCATGATTATTGAGCATCATAATTAA
- a CDS encoding AzlD domain-containing protein yields MMSTASIITGIIILAVGTYAMRLSGILLNNKAGVSERVKELLSLSAIVILFSVAMTSTFFDGDQLADISKIIGVGVAGVLTWQKKPFIMIVLSAAIVTASLRWLINLWG; encoded by the coding sequence ATAATGTCCACAGCTTCTATTATTACAGGAATTATTATTCTTGCTGTTGGTACATACGCCATGCGTCTTTCTGGAATATTACTCAATAATAAAGCAGGTGTATCAGAGAGGGTTAAAGAGCTCCTCTCATTATCTGCGATTGTTATTTTGTTTTCGGTAGCGATGACATCGACATTTTTTGATGGTGACCAACTTGCTGATATTTCAAAAATTATTGGTGTTGGTGTTGCGGGAGTACTTACTTGGCAGAAAAAGCCCTTTATTATGATTGTGCTTAGTGCAGCAATAGTGACAGCAAGTCTACGTTGGTTAATTAATCTTTGGGGATAA